ACCCCCGAGGAAGAGCGCGATCGGCTCACCGTCTTCGGCGAGCGCGGCGGGCAGCAGAGGGTCGGCGGCAAGCCGCGGTTCCTCGGCCTGATCCTGACCATCCTGCTGCTGCTCTTCCTCGCTGCCGTCGCCGCCTTCTCGTCGGTGTTCCTCCGCGACGAGATCTCGCGCTTCTTCGCCCCGGCGCAGACCGAGGACACCGCGCTGGCCCTGCCCGAGACGGAGACCGAGCCGCTGCCCGCCGCCGAAGAGGACCCCGCCGCGCTCGAGGAGGAGGATGCCGACGCCGCGCTGGCCGCGCTCGAGCTGCCGCCCGCCGCGAGCGAGGGGCTCGAGGACGCCCCGGCGCCGCGCGTGACCGAGCGCAACCAGATGACCACCGACGAGGCGGCCGAGAATTACGCGGTCACCGGCATCTGGCAGCGCGCGCCCAACGCGCCCGCCCGCCCGCCGCAGACCAGCGCCGAGGATGTCTACGTCGCCTCGATCGACCCCGAGGTGCAGCAGTTCGACGCCGTCGCCCTGCCCGATCTCGACGCCGGCCCGCGCGAGGACCTGAGCCTCGAGCCGGTGCGCCTGCCGCCGGGCCCCGGCGTGCGCTACGATCTCGACGCGCGCGGCCTCGTCAAGGCGACGCCCGAGGGCAATGTCTCGCCCGACGGGGTGCGCATCTTCACCGGCCTGCCGCCGCAGGTGCCGCCGCTGCGCGAGCCCGCGGCCGAGGCGCAGCCCGAGACCCCCGCGGGCGATCCCGCGACCGAGGCCACGGCCGAACCGTCCGAGCCGGACGAGGCGGGCGCCGACACCGCGGACGAAAGTCCCGCCCCCGCCGCCGATCCGGCCCTTTCCGGGCCGCGCCCGCGCGCCCGCCCGGGCGACCTGATCGAGCAGACCGAGCGCGCGGTGCTGGGCGGCGTGTCGCTGGCCGAGCTCGAGAAGATGCGCCCGCAGATGCGCCCGCTCACCGCGCAGGAAGAGGCCATGGCGCTCGACCTGCCGGTCACCGAGCAGGCCATCGGTGCCTCGCTCACGCCGCTGCCGCGTCCGCGCAGCATGGAGGCGATCGTTCAGGAAGCGGTGAAGCAGGCGTCGAACACGCCCGCGGAACCCGCCGCCGCCCCCGCGCCGAACATCCCGCAGAACGCCAGCGTGTCGAAGAGCGCGACCCTCAGCAACCAGATCGACCTGCGCGAGATCAGCCTCATCGGCGTCTACGGCAACGACAGCAACCGCCGCGCGCTGGTCCGCCTGCCCTCGGGCAAGTACCAGAAGGTGCAGGTCGGCGACAGCATCGACGGCGGGCGCATCGCGGCCATCGCCGAGGACGAGCTGCGCTACGTGAAGGCCGGGCGCAACGTCGTGCTGAAGATGCCGCGCAGCTGATCCGCACGCGGCGCAGGCAACAGTCCGCAAACGGCTGGACGCCAGCGCCGCATGGGTCTATCCCCCATCCGAACTTTGCTTTGGTGAGACCATGCCCGACCTGCTGATCGAACTCTTTTCCGAAGAAATCCCGGCCCGGATGCAGAGCCGCGCCGCCGAGGACCTGAAGAAGCTCGTCACCGACGGTCTGGTCGAGGCCGGTCTGACCTATGCGGGCGCCGCCGCCTTCTCGACGCCGCGCCGCCTGACGTTGACCGTGCAGGGCCTGCTGGCCGCCTCGCCCGCCACCCGCGAGGAGCGCCGGGGCCCGAAGACCGACGCGCCCGAGAAGGCCATCGAGGGCTTCCTGCGCGGCGCCGGGGTGACCCGCGAACAGTGCGAGGAGCGCGACGACAAGAAGGGCAAGGTGCTCTTCGCCATCATCGAGAAACCCGGCCGCCCCGCCGCCGAAATCGTCGCCGAGGTCCTTGAGCGGACCGTGCGCACCTTCCCCTGGCCGAAGTCGATGCGCTGGGGCGCGGGCTCGCTGCGCTGGGTGCGGCCGCTGCATTCGATCATCTGCCTGCTGACCGACGAGCAGGGCGCCGAGGTGGTGCCGCTCGAGATCGACGGCATCGTCGCGGGCCGAAGCACGCGCGGCCACCGCTTCATGGGCGGCGCGGCCTTCGAGGTCTCGTCCTTCGACGATTACGAGGCCAAGCTGAAGCGCGCCAAGGTCGTGCTGAACCCGACCGAGCGCGCCGACACCATCTGGCATGACGCCACCAACCGCGCCTTCGCCTCGGGTCTCGAGGTGGTGGACGACCGCGGGCTGCTGGCCGAGGTCGCGGGCCTCGTCGAATGGCCGGTGGTGCTGATGGGCGAGATCGGCGAGGAGTTCCTCAAGCTGCCGCCCGAGGTGCTGCAGACCTCGATGAAGGAACACCAGAAGTTCTTCTCGGTGAAGAACCCCGCCTCGGGCCGGATCGAGCGTTTCGTCACCGTGGCGAACGTCGAGACCGCCGATGACGGCGCGACGATCCTTGCCGGCAACCAGAAGGTGCTTTCGGCCCGCCTGTCGGACGCCAAGTTCTTCTGGGAGAACGACCTGCGCGTCGCCAAGTCGGAGGGGCTCAGCGCCTGGACCAAGCGGCTCGGCAACGTCACCTTCCACAACAAGATGGGCAGCCAGAAGGCGCGCATCGAGCGCATCGCCGCGCTGGCACGCGAGATCGCGCCCATGGTGGGTGCCGATGCCGCGCTCGCCGAGCAGGCCGCGCTGGTGGCCAAGGCGGATCTCTCGTCCGAGATGGTCTACGAATTCCCCGAGCTGCAGGGCCTGATGGGCCGCTACTACGCCGAGGCCGCGGGCCTGCCGGGCGAAGTTGCCGCCGCCTGCCAGGAGCATTACTCGCCGCTCGGCCCGTCCGACGACGTGCCGACCGCGCCGGTCTCGGTGGCCGTGGCGCTGGCTGACAAGCTCGACACGCTGACCGGCTTCTGGGCGATCGACGAGAAGCCCACCGGCTCCAAGGACCCCTACGCGCTGCGCCGCGCCGCGCTCGGGGTGATCCGCCTCGTGCTGGAGAACGGGCTGCGCCTGCACCTCGACCGGCTGATCGATGCGCAGATCCTGCGCCACCAGATCGAGGCCGACGGCGAGCGCGAGGAAGCGCTGCTCGAGGACCTGCTGCGCGAGATCGCGCATCACGGCGTCTTCGGCTCGGCTGCGCGCGCCATCGTCGACCAGGTGAAGGGCAACGCCCCGGAATGGATCGAAAAGGTCGAGAACCACTCGGGCGAGCTCGGCGACGACCTGCTGGCGTTCATCCATGACCGCCTCAAGGTGTTCCTGCGCGACGAGGGCATCCGCCACGACGTGATCGACGCCTGCCTCGCCATGCCGAACCGCGACGACCTCGCGCTGCTGGTGACCCGCGCCAAGGCGCTGAGCGCCACGCTGGCGACCGAGGACGGCGGCAACCTCGTGCAGGGCTTCAAGCGCGCCAACAACATCCTCACCCAGGCCGAGGAGAAGGACGGGGTCGAGTACAGCTTCGGCGCCGACCCCAAGTTCGCCGAGAGCGACGAGGAAAAGGCGCTGTTTGCCGCGCTCGACAAGGCCGAGGCCGAGATCGCGCCC
The Salipiger sp. H15 DNA segment above includes these coding regions:
- the glyS gene encoding glycine--tRNA ligase subunit beta encodes the protein MPDLLIELFSEEIPARMQSRAAEDLKKLVTDGLVEAGLTYAGAAAFSTPRRLTLTVQGLLAASPATREERRGPKTDAPEKAIEGFLRGAGVTREQCEERDDKKGKVLFAIIEKPGRPAAEIVAEVLERTVRTFPWPKSMRWGAGSLRWVRPLHSIICLLTDEQGAEVVPLEIDGIVAGRSTRGHRFMGGAAFEVSSFDDYEAKLKRAKVVLNPTERADTIWHDATNRAFASGLEVVDDRGLLAEVAGLVEWPVVLMGEIGEEFLKLPPEVLQTSMKEHQKFFSVKNPASGRIERFVTVANVETADDGATILAGNQKVLSARLSDAKFFWENDLRVAKSEGLSAWTKRLGNVTFHNKMGSQKARIERIAALAREIAPMVGADAALAEQAALVAKADLSSEMVYEFPELQGLMGRYYAEAAGLPGEVAAACQEHYSPLGPSDDVPTAPVSVAVALADKLDTLTGFWAIDEKPTGSKDPYALRRAALGVIRLVLENGLRLHLDRLIDAQILRHQIEADGEREEALLEDLLREIAHHGVFGSAARAIVDQVKGNAPEWIEKVENHSGELGDDLLAFIHDRLKVFLRDEGIRHDVIDACLAMPNRDDLALLVTRAKALSATLATEDGGNLVQGFKRANNILTQAEEKDGVEYSFGADPKFAESDEEKALFAALDKAEAEIAPAMAAEDFAGAMGAMAALRGPIDAFFEAVQVNSDNQVVRRNRLNLLSRIRHTCLQVADLTRVEG